In Finegoldia magna ATCC 53516, a genomic segment contains:
- a CDS encoding SLC13 family permease: protein MKTKSPSKKKASTGAKIGGIVAVILFFVLLLMPTPNGMSPEAQKSLAVFVFALIMWVAQPIPIYQTSIIGILILPMIGAVEKQKVTFGALGYDIIWLMVAAFVLTSAINETNLGKRLALSMLTKFGKTPKGTLIVLMLVNFILAFFIPSTSARAALLTPIIMILLEIYKQVPGESNLGRLITLQGVMSNHLATSMVITATSSQLLAVGFINKMTGSNLGYMDWLLGSMPQALITAFIAFLIGYKMYHIKDLNIGGESTKEILKQQLKELGPMTIAEKKTAIIFALTLLSWATGDYQEKLFGFSISTEQTAVLSMLLCLLPKVGVIDWKQANIKWNLMIFSAGAYAIGNAFNDSGGASFVIQNFVEKIGLNTLNPNLVAVILIFITIFSHLIFTTKTVRATILIPTIITLAKSLNIDPVPLAMACSFGIAYTLTLPPHSKVNALYLSLGYFDVKDELKLGLITCFIGSVVISLLYFTYYQIIF from the coding sequence ATGAAAACGAAATCACCAAGTAAGAAAAAAGCTTCAACTGGTGCAAAAATCGGCGGTATAGTTGCTGTAATATTATTTTTTGTACTACTGTTGATGCCTACTCCTAATGGCATGAGTCCTGAGGCACAAAAATCTCTAGCAGTTTTTGTGTTTGCTCTAATAATGTGGGTAGCTCAGCCTATTCCAATTTATCAAACTTCAATAATTGGAATTTTGATTTTGCCTATGATAGGAGCAGTCGAAAAACAAAAAGTTACATTTGGAGCTTTGGGATATGATATTATCTGGTTGATGGTAGCTGCATTCGTATTAACTTCTGCCATTAACGAAACAAATCTTGGCAAGCGTCTTGCGTTATCTATGCTTACAAAATTTGGCAAGACTCCTAAAGGAACACTTATTGTACTTATGTTGGTTAATTTTATCCTAGCATTTTTCATTCCATCAACAAGTGCCAGAGCTGCATTGCTTACTCCAATAATTATGATTTTATTAGAAATCTATAAACAAGTACCTGGAGAAAGCAATTTGGGTAGATTAATAACTTTGCAAGGAGTTATGAGCAACCACTTAGCAACTTCCATGGTTATTACAGCGACTTCTAGTCAGCTTTTAGCTGTTGGTTTTATCAACAAGATGACTGGATCAAACTTAGGATATATGGATTGGCTTTTAGGATCTATGCCGCAAGCTTTAATTACAGCTTTTATAGCTTTTCTAATTGGCTACAAAATGTATCACATTAAAGACTTAAATATAGGTGGAGAATCAACTAAAGAAATTTTGAAGCAGCAATTAAAAGAACTAGGCCCAATGACTATTGCTGAAAAGAAAACAGCTATCATATTTGCTCTTACCCTACTTTCTTGGGCAACAGGTGACTATCAAGAAAAATTATTTGGTTTTAGTATCTCAACTGAACAAACTGCAGTGTTAAGTATGCTTTTATGCCTTCTTCCTAAAGTTGGCGTGATTGATTGGAAACAAGCAAACATAAAATGGAATTTAATGATTTTCTCAGCTGGAGCTTATGCAATTGGAAATGCATTTAATGATTCTGGCGGAGCAAGTTTTGTTATTCAAAACTTTGTTGAAAAAATCGGTCTTAACACTTTAAATCCTAATCTTGTTGCTGTGATACTTATATTTATAACTATTTTCAGCCACTTAATCTTTACAACGAAAACAGTTAGGGCAACAATCTTGATTCCAACAATTATAACTTTAGCAAAATCTTTGAACATTGATCCAGTTCCTTTGGCAATGGCTTGTTCGTTCGGTATAGCTTATACGTTAACTCTACCACCTCACTCAAAGGTGAATGCATTATACTTGAGTCTTGGTTACTTTGATGTGAAAGATGAACTTAAACTTGGTCTAATAACTTGCTTTATTGGCTCAGTTGTTATTTCACTGTTGTACTTTACTTATTATCAAATAATATTTTAA
- the sufU gene encoding Fe-S cluster assembly sulfur transfer protein SufU, whose translation MELGSLYTELILEKSRDKSNRRELEHPTHCELGHNPSCGDEITLQLKVQDDTIEDIAYTGMGCAISQASTSIMCDVIKGKSVSEAIDLCNKFISMIKGEITDRKELKVLKDAVCFQSISTLPARVKCAVLSWYTLKDMLENDKSEGSFIPD comes from the coding sequence TTGGAACTAGGTAGTTTATATACAGAATTAATATTGGAAAAAAGCAGGGATAAATCAAACAGACGTGAATTGGAACATCCGACTCATTGTGAGTTGGGACACAATCCAAGCTGTGGAGATGAAATCACATTGCAACTAAAAGTTCAAGATGATACAATTGAAGACATTGCATACACTGGAATGGGATGTGCTATATCACAAGCATCCACATCTATAATGTGCGATGTAATCAAAGGAAAATCAGTAAGTGAAGCAATAGATTTGTGCAACAAATTCATATCCATGATAAAAGGAGAAATCACTGACAGAAAAGAACTAAAAGTTCTGAAAGATGCAGTGTGCTTCCAAAGCATATCCACATTACCAGCAAGAGTAAAATGTGCAGTTCTTTCATGGTATACATTAAAAGATATGCTTGAAAACGACAAATCAGAAGGTTCATTTATTCCTGATTAA
- a CDS encoding SufB/SufD family protein produces MEQIKGNKLGFKTFKYLKVNDTEINLPDIDIKEYRIDSDPVESLDNKDFGVCQEALNMNEKSGNLFKKYNTEENQVKDFGIIDLVTDREYDILLDTHKIVAEKNSSLRVLLDYRDNDDNKKFRSSVIEINAKENSNVEVFVIQTEKNTTALESVILNLDEESNVILSQYELGSRDNYVNTKANLNGKHSNLDINSIYFTHGDSSLNMLYEINHFGKESKSSCIVNGALKESSYKNFKSTLDFKKGSMGSTGTEEEYAVLLSDDVKNLSVPILLAGEDDVIGNHAASAGKIDADMLFYIMNRAISRDVAESMIVESKFSESLSRLDDEKLENKLLSFIREKMAKRELDVR; encoded by the coding sequence ATGGAACAAATTAAAGGCAATAAACTGGGATTTAAAACTTTCAAATATTTGAAGGTTAACGATACAGAAATCAATCTTCCAGATATAGATATAAAAGAATACAGAATAGACTCTGATCCAGTAGAATCATTAGACAACAAAGATTTTGGCGTGTGTCAAGAAGCTTTGAATATGAACGAAAAATCAGGCAATCTATTCAAAAAATATAATACAGAAGAAAATCAAGTAAAAGATTTCGGAATTATCGATTTGGTAACTGACAGAGAATATGATATTTTGTTGGATACTCACAAAATTGTAGCCGAAAAAAACTCAAGCTTACGAGTTCTACTTGATTATAGAGACAATGACGACAATAAGAAATTCAGAAGTTCAGTAATAGAAATCAATGCTAAAGAAAACAGCAATGTGGAAGTTTTTGTTATTCAAACAGAAAAGAATACGACAGCATTGGAGTCAGTTATACTAAACTTAGATGAAGAAAGTAACGTCATCCTAAGCCAATACGAATTAGGAAGCAGGGACAATTATGTCAACACAAAAGCTAATTTGAATGGCAAACATTCTAACTTGGATATCAACAGTATTTACTTCACACATGGAGATAGTTCATTGAATATGCTTTATGAAATCAATCATTTCGGCAAAGAATCCAAATCTTCATGTATCGTAAATGGTGCATTAAAAGAATCATCTTATAAAAACTTCAAGTCAACTCTTGATTTCAAAAAAGGATCCATGGGATCCACAGGAACTGAAGAAGAATACGCAGTATTGTTATCAGATGATGTGAAAAACTTGTCCGTTCCAATACTTTTAGCAGGAGAAGACGATGTAATAGGAAATCACGCAGCAAGTGCAGGTAAGATAGATGCCGATATGCTATTTTATATAATGAACCGTGCTATATCCAGAGATGTAGCTGAAAGTATGATAGTTGAATCCAAATTTAGCGAATCATTAAGCAGATTAGATGACGAAAAATTGGAAAACAAACTACTTTCATTCATAAGAGAAAAAATGGCAAAGAGGGAATTGGATGTTAGATAA
- a CDS encoding 2,3-bisphosphoglycerate-independent phosphoglycerate mutase translates to MNKKVILAVADGVGDRPCEILGGKTPLEYASTPNLDKLASMGTTGIMDVLGAGIPVGTDLGHMILFGYGLEDYPGRGPIEAFGREIELQAGDVAFRSNFATVNDDLCVVDRRAGRIRENTNQLAQALNGIEIDGIKVIFKEATEHRAVLILRGPGLSANITDTDPKIAGDDVSYKKCQSKDGKPDSIFTAEILNKFLLKANEILSDHPINKQRVSQGLLPANFILTRGAGIMPDLEKISDKLNVKGACVAAEGTVLGVARLAGFTALTSPTMTGNIDTDVNAKAKMAVDALKEHDFVLVNLKATDLFGHDGNPEKKAQAVEVFDKFIGLLLEANLENTIISVAADHSTPCERMEHSGDPVPVLIAGSGIRQDRVTKFDEISCSYGGLGRIKGKDLSNTLYDFLEKTKKQGN, encoded by the coding sequence ATGAATAAAAAAGTTATATTAGCTGTTGCCGATGGAGTTGGTGACAGACCTTGTGAAATTTTAGGAGGCAAGACTCCCTTAGAATATGCATCTACACCAAACTTAGACAAATTAGCATCTATGGGAACAACAGGAATAATGGATGTTCTTGGTGCAGGAATTCCCGTTGGCACAGACCTCGGTCATATGATTTTGTTCGGATATGGACTAGAAGACTATCCAGGTCGTGGACCAATTGAAGCTTTTGGTAGAGAAATTGAATTACAAGCTGGTGATGTTGCTTTTAGATCTAATTTCGCTACTGTAAATGATGATCTTTGCGTTGTTGATAGAAGAGCTGGAAGAATTAGAGAAAATACAAATCAATTAGCTCAAGCGTTAAACGGTATAGAAATTGACGGAATAAAAGTTATCTTTAAAGAAGCAACTGAACACAGAGCAGTTTTGATTTTAAGAGGACCAGGATTATCTGCAAATATTACTGACACTGACCCCAAAATTGCAGGAGACGATGTTAGCTACAAAAAATGTCAATCAAAGGACGGAAAACCTGATTCAATATTTACAGCCGAAATTTTGAACAAATTTTTACTAAAAGCAAATGAAATTCTATCAGACCATCCTATTAATAAACAAAGAGTATCTCAAGGACTTTTACCAGCTAATTTTATTCTTACAAGAGGGGCTGGAATAATGCCTGACTTGGAAAAAATTTCTGACAAATTAAATGTTAAAGGAGCTTGTGTAGCTGCCGAAGGAACCGTTTTAGGAGTTGCTCGTTTGGCAGGTTTCACAGCATTAACTTCTCCTACAATGACAGGAAACATTGACACAGATGTTAATGCAAAGGCAAAGATGGCAGTTGATGCCTTAAAAGAGCACGACTTTGTCTTAGTAAACTTAAAAGCGACAGACCTTTTTGGTCACGATGGAAATCCTGAGAAAAAAGCACAAGCAGTGGAAGTATTCGATAAATTTATAGGTCTTTTATTAGAAGCTAATTTGGAAAACACAATAATATCCGTTGCAGCAGACCACTCAACTCCGTGCGAAAGAATGGAACACAGTGGAGACCCTGTTCCCGTTTTAATAGCAGGTTCTGGTATTAGACAAGACAGAGTTACAAAATTCGATGAAATTTCATGTAGTTACGGTGGACTAGGTAGAATAAAAGGAAAAGATTTGTCGAACACTTTATACGACTTTTTAGAAAAAACAAAAAAACAAGGTAATTAA
- a CDS encoding SufS family cysteine desulfurase, whose amino-acid sequence MLDKKQVEYIRKDFLYLDKEYKNPIVYLDNAATSQKPIQVIDSVSEFYKYENANPHRGAHTLSVLSTDVYESGREKIAKFINAQDSSEVVFTRNTTESLNLLAYSYGYNNLKEDDEIVISIMEHHSNLVTWQEVCKKTKAKLKYLYVDKENMQLDFEEFKKTITEKTKIFSITQASNVVGTMPEVEKMIKYVKSVNKDCICIVDSAQYIPHNKVDVQQLGCDFLVFSGHKMLSIMGVGILYGKKELLNNLKPFLYGGDMIEYVFEDKSSYLHAPGRFEAGTQDVGAVKSLIAAIDYIEKIGIENIRDYEKALMDYAYDKIKQKSDIIDVYTTSDTHRSPVLDFNFKEAHPHDVASIMDSYGIAIRSGHHCAQPLHRYLKTNFSCRASFAFYNTFEEVDFFIEHLEDVRRLMRIGTR is encoded by the coding sequence ATGTTAGATAAAAAACAAGTAGAATATATAAGAAAGGACTTTTTGTATTTGGATAAAGAATACAAAAACCCAATAGTTTATTTGGACAATGCAGCTACCAGCCAAAAACCGATTCAAGTCATAGATAGCGTAAGTGAATTTTACAAATATGAAAATGCAAATCCTCACAGAGGAGCACACACATTGAGCGTTTTATCTACAGATGTATACGAATCTGGAAGAGAAAAAATCGCAAAATTCATAAACGCACAGGACTCATCAGAAGTAGTGTTTACTAGAAATACGACAGAATCTTTGAATTTATTAGCTTATTCGTACGGCTATAATAATTTAAAAGAAGACGATGAAATAGTCATATCAATAATGGAACACCACAGTAATTTAGTAACTTGGCAAGAAGTGTGCAAGAAAACTAAGGCTAAGCTAAAATACTTGTATGTTGACAAAGAAAATATGCAATTGGATTTTGAAGAATTCAAGAAAACAATCACTGAAAAAACGAAAATTTTCTCAATAACACAAGCATCAAACGTAGTGGGAACTATGCCTGAAGTTGAAAAAATGATAAAATACGTCAAATCAGTTAACAAAGATTGTATATGTATCGTGGATTCTGCACAATATATTCCACATAACAAAGTTGATGTACAACAATTAGGTTGTGATTTCTTAGTATTTTCAGGTCACAAAATGCTTAGCATAATGGGAGTTGGAATACTTTATGGAAAGAAAGAATTATTGAACAACTTAAAGCCTTTCTTGTACGGTGGAGATATGATTGAATATGTGTTCGAAGATAAATCATCGTACTTGCATGCTCCAGGAAGATTTGAAGCAGGAACACAAGATGTAGGAGCGGTAAAATCATTAATAGCAGCGATTGATTACATCGAAAAAATCGGAATAGAAAATATTAGAGATTATGAAAAAGCATTAATGGATTATGCTTATGACAAAATCAAACAAAAATCCGACATCATCGATGTATACACAACAAGTGACACTCATAGATCACCAGTTTTAGATTTTAACTTCAAAGAAGCTCACCCACATGATGTTGCAAGTATTATGGATAGTTACGGAATTGCAATTAGAAGTGGGCACCATTGTGCACAACCACTTCACAGATATTTGAAGACAAATTTCTCATGCAGAGCAAGCTTTGCATTCTATAATACATTTGAAGAAGTTGACTTTTTCATTGAACATCTTGAAGACGTAAGGAGATTGATGAGAATTGGAACTAGGTAG
- the sufC gene encoding Fe-S cluster assembly ATPase SufC, whose protein sequence is MSKNLLTIKDLSARVGDKEILKNINLNINYGEVHVIMGPNGSGKSTLANVILNNPQYETTSGDILLDGESIMDLSTDKRAKKGIFMSFQNPMEVSGISVENFIRSAKIAKTDENIGFLEFREELEDNMDILEFDHGYSSRYLNVGFSGGEKKKNEILQMLMLQPKLAILDETDSGLDVDAVRTVSKGVKEFLHDNNSVIVITHHKEILKEIKPDFVHVIMDGTIVKEGSSELLDQIEEKGFNWIREEVK, encoded by the coding sequence ATGTCAAAAAATTTATTAACTATTAAAGACTTATCCGCAAGGGTAGGAGATAAAGAAATATTAAAAAACATAAATTTAAATATAAACTATGGTGAAGTTCACGTTATTATGGGACCAAATGGTTCTGGTAAATCAACTTTAGCCAATGTTATTTTGAACAATCCACAATATGAAACTACTTCAGGTGATATTTTACTTGATGGTGAAAGTATTATGGATTTATCAACAGATAAAAGAGCCAAAAAAGGTATTTTTATGTCTTTCCAAAATCCAATGGAAGTTTCAGGCATTAGTGTAGAAAACTTCATCAGATCTGCCAAAATAGCAAAAACTGATGAAAATATAGGATTCTTAGAATTCAGAGAAGAACTGGAAGATAATATGGATATACTTGAGTTTGATCATGGATATTCTTCCAGATATTTGAATGTCGGTTTTTCCGGTGGTGAAAAAAAGAAGAACGAAATTCTACAAATGTTAATGCTACAACCAAAACTAGCAATCCTTGATGAAACAGATTCTGGTCTTGATGTTGATGCTGTTAGAACTGTATCAAAAGGTGTAAAGGAATTCTTACATGACAACAATTCAGTTATTGTAATCACACATCACAAGGAAATCTTAAAAGAAATTAAGCCAGATTTCGTTCATGTAATCATGGATGGCACTATTGTAAAAGAAGGTTCTAGCGAACTTTTAGATCAAATTGAAGAAAAAGGATTCAATTGGATTAGAGAAGAGGTGAAATAA
- the sufB gene encoding Fe-S cluster assembly protein SufB: MAPKKKTQVDEMDRGIYDIKNKFTFRRKTEEGLTPEIVRQISEEKNEPQWMLEKRLEALEIFYNSEDPEWGPDLSVVDMNKVTTYIRPDADRSSDWNEVPDEIRDTFDKLGIQEAEKEMMLSGVGAQYDSEVVYHNIQQSLVDQGVIYTDFDTALREHEDIVKQYFAKSITPRLHKYAALHYAVWSGGSFVYVPKGVDVKIPLQSYFRLNAPGAGQFEHTMIIVEDDSYCHFIEGCSAPKYNALNVHAGAVEIFVGENATLRFSTIENWSRNMYNLNSKRAIIEKNGKVEWVSGSFGSAVSMLYPSSVLKGEGASSEYTGISFAGRDQNLDTGAVMIHAAPHTTSYVNSKSISKSGGISVYRGLVDIKENAYDSKSSVSCESLMLDNESRSDTIPVVKIGNKHVDLGHEASIGRIDDQVIFYLMTRGIPEEEAKSMVVRGFAEPIAKELPMEYAVEMNNLINLELEGSIG; this comes from the coding sequence ATGGCACCTAAAAAGAAGACTCAAGTCGATGAAATGGATAGAGGTATCTATGACATCAAGAATAAATTTACTTTTAGAAGAAAAACTGAAGAGGGCTTGACTCCTGAAATTGTAAGACAGATTTCAGAAGAAAAAAATGAACCTCAATGGATGCTCGAAAAAAGATTGGAAGCTCTTGAAATATTTTACAATTCAGAAGATCCTGAATGGGGACCGGATTTGAGTGTCGTTGATATGAATAAGGTCACAACATACATTAGACCTGATGCAGATAGATCAAGCGACTGGAACGAAGTCCCTGATGAAATCAGAGATACTTTCGATAAGTTAGGTATCCAAGAGGCTGAAAAAGAAATGATGCTTAGCGGTGTTGGGGCACAATACGATAGTGAGGTTGTGTATCACAACATTCAACAATCTTTGGTAGACCAAGGGGTTATTTATACAGATTTTGATACGGCTCTTAGAGAACATGAAGATATTGTTAAACAATATTTTGCAAAATCAATCACACCAAGATTGCACAAATACGCAGCACTTCACTATGCAGTGTGGTCAGGTGGATCATTTGTATATGTTCCAAAAGGAGTAGATGTTAAAATCCCACTTCAAAGTTATTTCAGATTGAATGCTCCAGGAGCAGGTCAATTCGAACATACAATGATTATCGTAGAAGATGACAGTTATTGTCACTTCATTGAAGGTTGCTCAGCTCCAAAATATAACGCGTTAAATGTACACGCTGGTGCAGTTGAAATCTTCGTTGGAGAAAATGCTACTCTTAGATTTTCAACAATCGAAAACTGGTCACGAAATATGTACAACTTAAACTCGAAAAGAGCAATCATTGAAAAAAATGGTAAGGTTGAATGGGTTTCTGGTTCATTTGGATCAGCGGTATCCATGCTTTATCCATCAAGTGTCTTAAAGGGAGAAGGTGCAAGCAGTGAATACACTGGTATTTCATTTGCAGGACGTGACCAAAACTTAGACACAGGTGCTGTTATGATTCACGCAGCCCCCCACACAACAAGCTATGTAAACAGCAAGTCTATCTCTAAATCAGGTGGAATTAGTGTTTACAGAGGTTTAGTAGACATAAAAGAAAATGCTTATGATTCAAAATCATCAGTAAGTTGTGAATCGTTAATGTTAGATAATGAAAGTAGATCAGATACAATTCCAGTTGTTAAAATAGGAAACAAACATGTCGATTTGGGACATGAAGCATCTATCGGTAGAATAGATGATCAAGTTATTTTCTATTTGATGACAAGAGGTATTCCAGAAGAAGAAGCAAAATCAATGGTAGTTCGTGGATTTGCGGAACCAATAGCTAAAGAATTACCTATGGAATATGCGGTTGAGATGAATAATTTAATTAATCTTGAATTAGAAGGAAGCATAGGATAG